A region of the Lucilia cuprina isolate Lc7/37 chromosome X, ASM2204524v1, whole genome shotgun sequence genome:
NNNNNNNNNNNNNNNNNNNNNNNNNNNNNNNNNNNNNNNNNNNNNNNNNNNNNNNNNNNNNNNNNNNNNNNNNNNNNNNNNNNNaacacctcctttttgtgcataccaaatttcattaaaatcggattaaccgtttagaagttaccgaattatttccctctttttttttcctataccactgtgcagcaGTCAGTGCATGAACTCGGCTTCCGTCACAGATAATGCTACTGCCTTCTTCTTTTTTGTAGACAAGGATATTGCGCCTGATTAGTATACAAAGACATAGCCGGTTGTGAATTGCCGGTTGCCAACATCTCCGGCCCAGTCTACATCACAACAGCCTTTTATATCATCTTCTATTTGCTTTGTGAAAGTGATTCCCTTGTCGATTGTACCTTTCAAATACCTCGTCACGCGTTTAACTGCTTCCCAGTATGGTTTACCACGATTTGTTCCAAATCTACTAATTACTTTTACTGCGACTTTAAAGATTCTATCGCTTATAGGTCATTAGAAAATATCATGACATCGTCGACATAAATGGCCACGTGTAGCCTTTGGTCATCACTTATTTTATGGTACACTTATTGGACCACTTCACCTCTcacaaaacttattttcagcAATTCGTTGTTGATAGTCTCGTTCAAAACACGGCCCGACTGTTACCATACCATAAATTGATTTCCGCAGCATGCATACCTTTCGGGAACCATCATCGAACATATCAGGGTGTTGCATAAAAACAGTCTCCTTCAGCGTATCATTTAAATATGCAGTAAGCGTCCATTTGGTGGGTAAACATATCATTCATAACAGCCAACGCCAGCAAATAACGGATGGAAACATACCGGACAACAGGTGAGAAGGTTTCCGTATAGTCGATTCCTTCACGTTGTGAAAACCCTTTCAATACCAGTCTAGCCTTCCAACGGGATTACGGTGGTAAGATGGTTAGCACCCACGTTTTGTTTTGAATTAACGAATCGATTTCCTCTTTCATTGAAGCTTTCCATTTAACGAGTTTTCTGATGGCATTGCGTCCTTCACTATGACCGGATCTTCAGAAATATACTGCATTGCACAAAAATTTGTTGATCGTTGATTTCTATTGGCAATTCGATCTGACCGACGAAAATTTTCCTCAGCAGGAATATTCTGATCTTCATATGGGTTTGGAACCCATACCATTATTTTCCACGGTTGATGCCATAGGTGTCGACCACTCAACAGAGTCAGAACTGCTCTCATCTGCTTCATCATTTGTTGAAGTGTTTAATTCAATTTGAGCAGGTGCTACGGCAGATCTCGATTCATCTTCGGTGCTGCACTCCCCTGAATCGACACTCTCATAAGCCTGAAGCAATTCAGGATTAGCTTTCGTTTTTAAATGGACCTTGCTTTCCTCCAAGAACACTACATAACGGcttgtaattatattttagtCCTCGGGATTGAACAATCTATATACTATGCTTTCGGCACAGTACCCCATCACGAtgcatttaatagattttcccTCCAGCTTACGCCTTTTTTCTTTTGGAATGTGTACAGGAGCAGGACATTCAAAACTCTCAAAAATTTCGAATAATGACGCCCAACACACCAAATTTTCTCCGGACTTATATTCTCACAACGGCAAGGGACcctgtaaattaaaaaacacgACGTGTTGGTAGCCTCTGCTCAAAATCGATCATCTAATCCGCTGTCTATTATCATGAATCTCAAACGTTCCATCAGTGGTGTCATTTTGCTCGTCTTTTGATAAATCACACCACATTCCTTCAAAAAGTTTTGGAAGTTAGAATTTACGGATTCGCTACCATTATCcgttcttaaaattttcatctTTGTTGAACACTGGTTTTCggccattttcttaaagttAACGACTGTGTCAAAAACTTCTGATTTTTTCTTGAGTGGGTACACAAataatttccgggaatattcATCCACAAAAGTGACCAAGAAACGAGCACCAGAAAAATAATTCACGTCTAGTGGACCAACGACATCGGAGTGTaccaatttcaataattttgtggCTCTTGTACCGTCTTCTCTGATTGGCTTTCTTTGCCTTTCACGCAAACCCCCCNNNNNNNNNNNNNNNNNNNNNNNNNNNNNNNNNNNNNNNNNNNNNNNNNNNNNNNNNNNNNNNNNNNNNNNNNNNNNNNNNNNNNNNNNNNNNNNNNNNNTTTTCTTCTAAAATTACAGTTTTACCATCTTTCGGTGTTTTTTTGTCGTTACTGATTTTCTTCCATTtccacttaaaatatttaagtcgACGTCGCCAGCGCATTCAACGTTCAACTCACTCTTGTTAGCAACAACGATTTTTTTGTCTTCTATGATGCGTACGTTATAAAGATGTTGCTTTTCATCATGTggtgttgttgtaacagctcgactgtggccgatagttctttcctggggaaaaaactttcggttgatacagctgtcgctgggttgacaatctttggcagagtatgactcgggtcgttccggaacGAAGATCCAATTGCAGTCCATAGTCTGTTGGtttgaatttgtttattaaactaCATAAGTACAAATATGTACAGAGTTGCAAAACATAggaatataatattgtaaaaatagcAAGTGTGTAAGATTTATAATATGTAGGAGAAATACAGAGTTTTTATTGAGTTCGTTTgtgaaaatttagtaaaatgttCCATTGTTTTGTCGCCCACTGTATAtcttaaaaataagtaaattttttgtcacatttcgaaTTTATGTGCTGTCAGACACATTAATGCCCTGGGGAATttgtaataactttaaaagttttcaagcaatttttgtgttttatatctcTCTGAAATGCTAATTTTGTGCACTTTACCATTTCTGCGTGATGtcaaattcgatttttttaaatttttgttggattgtataataaaaaatcagtATATCTTTATACAGTATATTTCGTATTGACTTTGAAGATTCCGTTTAAAATCTGAATAGCGGTTCCGCAAAATTCGTGGGTCCTGaaagttaaattttacttgtctctaaaaataaaaatcgaactgaaaaaatttattaatttaaagtttaatttgtaaCCTTCATTAAGGTGACAAATTGACCTATAATGTAGCAAAAAGAGAGATTGAAATCTAAGGTTACTGCAAAACCTAGAGTTCCAAATTTTGCATGTAGAATTTTGACATCCATATGACCATAAGAGTCAAAAAGGAGGACGTAGCTGCAATGGGCGAAGCAGCTtccatataattaaaatattatattagtatgtctgagaaaatataattactaaattcctcaaattttgtatcatttAGTAAGTATAGTTGACCTGTAATGTAGCAAAAAGAGGGAACCTATAAAAAGAGCGATAATCTTGCTTTCGGCGGTATGCATACCTCGGAAACTGCAACACCTAGAGTATGTACAACTTTTGACATCCATATGAACATATAGGgtcaaaaacaagtaggaaagtatagtcgggcatggccgaccatataataacctacaccatgagtaaattattaaaaaagaagtaTAGGACAAACATAGGCCGACCCtcattaaattttggaaaaggatatatttttaaataacagttagttttattaagtttcattgcgatacaaatggtcaGTTTTAGACGtataagacatttttttaaggtGAGTCTTCCTTAAGGTCTTCCATTTTttagagataatagtatatttgacgtaattatggcataaaaagaaCAAATCTGTAGGTACGCTTGTATGGgttctaggtgaaataatggaacgattCAATCATtctcaataggcttcgtccatgtgccaaaaaacatgcttggtccaaattacataaaattatcttgaaaattgcggcttgTACcctgcacacaaggtttacatggcatgtcttaatcgactcatcggagggtataggaccaatatttttgtgttacaaacatcagcacaaacgtataatgaCGACCTAGCTACAATGGGCAAAGCACCTTCCATATAATGCAAATATTATATTAGTATATCTAAGAAAATATCAATGCTAGTTTGCTAAAATTTTTTCGGAGCCACCTTAGTCTCAACATGAGGAAGAGCAACAGGGAGCTTGCCACCTCCCCACtgaattaaatgctaaaattcttatatctaggaaactattaatgttaaaaaaattgtacgATGAACTTCGAAACCCATGTGAACATTTGCGTATTATTTATCGTATAtcttagaaaataaaagaaacatttaaataaggtttattatttatattttatcaaattgCAAAGATCTTCCACATCCCAGAAAATTAAATGATGCACTTTCAAAAGAATTACATATATCACTATTTCAAAATTATCACTGAATGAGTTTCTGTATCATCAAGTGTTGTTtattaacttccaaagaagcgaaaataatatataaatatattaaaaaaaagtacattcATATGCTGTAATCATCATTTCCTTAGGTCTTTtccagtacttccatggagtaaatactactttttcgcttcattgaaaattctttttttggtatcagttcattaaaaaaaaaaaaaacatggtaAAGATCAGTAGGATGGTTAAGATTCTACACTATGTCCATCGGGTTTAACTATTATTAATAGTACTTACACTACATACAagcatattttatttcatttattttaaattattttataacttcatatattaccaataattaatttaagtgtAAATAAAATCACACTATGTGGGTTTGACgaatatgtacaaaattttttaaaacaaacaaaaattggaATAAACATTCGGTAACCCATCCTTTTTAATGAagtacaaattatattaaaaaataattatttaacgaTCAATTTCGCCAAACACAACATCAAGTGTACCAATTATAGCAACAATATCGGCCAACATGTGTTGTCTACCAACATGATTTAAAGCTGCTAAATGAGCGAAGCCAGGAGCCTTGATTTTGCAACGGTATGGGCGACTAGAACCATCTGAAACTAAATAAACGCCGAATTCACCTTTAGGGGCCTCAATTGCTGTATATGTTGCACCAGGTGGAACTTGATAGCCCTGGGTAAAAAGTTTAAAGTGATGAATAAGAGCTTCCATGGAAGTCTTCATTTCGGAACGGGAAGGAGGAGTAACCTTAGCGTCATCGGTCTTAATTTCGCCAGCCGGCATTTGATTTAAACACTGATCAATGATACGCAAGGATTGACGCATTTCTTCGACACGGCACAAATAACGGTCATAACAATCACCTTTAGTACCGATAGGTACATCAAATTCAACTAAATCGTAGGCATCATAGGGTTGTTGTTTCCGCAAATCCCATTTAATACCAGAACCTCTCAACATAACTCCACTAAAACCATAATTTAAAGCTTCTTCTGCTGAAACGACACCAATATCCACAGTACGTTGCACCCAAATACGATTTGTGGTAAGAACATCTTCAACTTCATCTAAACGTTCAGCGAATTTAGAGGCAAACTCATAAATGTCGTCCATTAAACCCAGAGGCAtgtccttaaaaaaataaaataatatacgtttaagaatatatatttatttataaatttctgacaGCATACCAAAGAAACTCCACCGGGACGAATATAAGCCGCATGCATACGTGCTCCAGAAACTCTTTCGTAGAATTCCATCATTTTTTCACGTTCTTCAAAGAGCCAGAAAAATGGAGTCAATGCACCAACATCAAGAGCATGTGTGCCAACAGCCATGATGTGATTAAGGATACGTGTAATTTCGGCAAACAgtgctatttttttaaaacaaagaaattaatatttaaataaatttaata
Encoded here:
- the LOC111687438 gene encoding NADH-ubiquinone oxidoreductase 49 kDa subunit, producing the protein MALSTLNEFIKRSATAGFHLLKPQAMAACGAKVGSTNKPNTRGAAKWYPDPEFMKQFSAPVMYPDDVTSQWKLPPWNHQVTPVEKTVRNLTLNFGPQHPAAHGVLRLVMELDGETVMRCDPHIGLLHRGTEKLIEYKTYTQALPYFDRLDYVSMMCNEQCYSLAVEKLLNIEVPLRAKYIRTLFAEITRILNHIMAVGTHALDVGALTPFFWLFEEREKMMEFYERVSGARMHAAYIRPGGVSLDMPLGLMDDIYEFASKFAERLDEVEDVLTTNRIWVQRTVDIGVVSAEEALNYGFSGVMLRGSGIKWDLRKQQPYDAYDLVEFDVPIGTKGDCYDRYLCRVEEMRQSLRIIDQCLNQMPAGEIKTDDAKVTPPSRSEMKTSMEALIHHFKLFTQGYQVPPGATYTAIEAPKGEFGVYLVSDGSSRPYRCKIKAPGFAHLAALNHVGRQHMLADIVAIIGTLDVVFGEIDR